A genomic segment from Nicotiana sylvestris chromosome 1, ASM39365v2, whole genome shotgun sequence encodes:
- the LOC104224599 gene encoding folate-biopterin transporter 1, chloroplastic-like isoform X1, giving the protein MATITTNSISFSILPSVNPLFPFLSLSPLLSRFRRRKPPSFTIAAGSSRRKPPFEPPDSKMSVSVQIPAASTRRDLETEPLLDSRNRKGDQLTTTVQEDSVLSNKTIPHKNKYSLRPISCFGVDLTPDNIAVAMVYFVQGVLGLSRLAVSFYLKDDLHLDPAETAVISGFSSLPWLVKPLYGFISDSFPLFGYRRRSYLVLSGLLGAFSWFLMATFVDSKYSAAFSILIGSLSVAFSDVVVDSMVVERARGESQSMSGSLQSLCWGSSAFGGIVSAYFSGSLVDAYGVRFVFGATSLLPLITSAVSVLVKEQPVRGPARGVSLGNGFIESSKNNFIQLWGTVKQPSVLLPTLFIFLWQATPQSDSAMFYFTTNKLGFTPEFLGRVKLVTSVASLIGVGLYNCFLKKVPLRKIFLVMTLIGTALGMTQVLLVTGLNRQFGISDEWFAIGDSLIITVLGQASFMPVLVLAARICPQGMEATLFATLMSISNGGSVLGGLIGAGLMQVFGVTKDRFDNLAFLIVLCNLSSLLPLPLLGLLPDDEPDTKENTDIEMKSN; this is encoded by the exons atggCTACAATAACTACCAATTCAATCTCATTCTCGATCTTGCCTTCCGTTAATCCTCTTTTCCCCTTCCTCTCCCTCTCTCCACTCCTCTCTCGTTTTCGCCGTCGGAAACCGCCTTCCTTCACCATCGCCGCCGGCTCCTCCCGCCGGAAACCGCCTTTCGAGCCACCGGACTCCAAAATGTCAGTCTCAGTTCAGATTCCGGCAGCTTCCACCCGGCGAGATCTCGAGACTGAACCGTTGCTAGATTCTAGAAACC GAAAGGGGGATCAGCTGACAACCACTGTCCAAGAAGATTCTGTCTTGTCCAATAAAACTATTCCTCACAAGAACAAATATTCTCTTCGTCCAATCAGTTGCTTTGGAGTGGATCTAACCCCAGATAACATTGCTGTTGCTATGGTATATTTTGTTCAAGGCGTCCTGGGCCTTTCTAGGCTTGCTGTTAGCTTTTACTTGAAAGATGACCTACACCTAGATCCTGCAGAG ACAGCTGTCATATCTGGTTTCTCATCATTGCCGTGGCTCGTAAAACCATTGTATGGGTTCATCAG CGATTCCTTCCCTCTCTTTGGATATCGGAGGAGATCATACTTGGTACTCTCAGGGCTCCTTGGGGCATTCTCATGGTTTTTGATGGCCACCTTCGTTGATAGCAAGTATAGTGCTGCCTTCTCCATACTTATTGGTTCTCTTTCTGTCGCTTTCTCAGACGTT GTTGTAGATTCCATGGTTGTTGAGAGGGCACGTGGTGAGTCTCAAAGCATGTCAGGATCTCTTCAGTCATTGTGCTGGGGTTCTTCCGCATTTGGAGGAATTGTGAGTGCCTACTTTAGTGGCTCCCTTGTGGATGCTTACGGTGTGAG GTTTGTTTTTGGTGCAACATCATTACTTCCTCTTATAACATCTGCAGTATCTGTACTTGTGAAAGAGCAGCCAGTACGAGGCCCAGCGAGGGGAGTTTCTTTAGGCAATGGCTTCATCGAGAGCTCAAAAAACAATTTTATCCAGTTATGGGGAACTGTTAAGCAGCCCAGCGTTCTACTTCCCACCCTATTTATTTTCTTATGGCAGGCAACACCACAATCAGATTCTGCTATGTTTTACTTCAC GACAAACAAACTTGGTTTCACTCCTGAATTCCTTGGACGTGTTAAGCTTGTCACTTCAGTTGCATCACTTATTGGTGTGGGGCTTTATAATTGTTTTTTGAAGAAAGTTCCTTTAAGAAAAATATTCCTCGTAATGACTCTCATTGGTACAGCTCTTGGGATGACCCAG GTTCTGCTGGTGACTGGATTGAACCGGCAGTTTGGCATTAGTGATGAGTGGTTTGCTATTGGGGATTCCTTGATTATAACTGTTCTGGGTCAG GCATCTTTCATGCCTGTTCTAGTACTGGCTGCTAGAATATGTCCACAAGGAATGGAAGCAACTCTTTTCGCAACCCTTATGTCCATATCCAATGGAGGGAGTGTCCTTGGTGGTCTAATTGGTGCCGGTCTAATGCAGGTATTTGGTGTCACCAAGGACAGGTTTGACAACTTGGCTTTTCTGATAGTTCTCTGCAATCTCAGCTCCCTATTGCCTTTGCCCTTGCTTGGTCTTCTTCCTGATGATGAGCCGGATACAAAAGAAAATACCGATATAGAGATGAAATCTAATTGA
- the LOC104224599 gene encoding folate-biopterin transporter 1, chloroplastic-like isoform X2 produces MATITTNSISFSILPSVNPLFPFLSLSPLLSRFRRRKPPSFTIAAGSSRRKPPFEPPDSKMSVSVQIPAASTRRDLETEPLLDSRNRKGDQLTTTVQEDSVLSNKTIPHKNKYSLRPISCFGVDLTPDNIAVAMVYFVQGVLGLSRLAVSFYLKDDLHLDPAETAVISGFSSLPWLVKPLYGFISDSFPLFGYRRRSYLVLSGLLGAFSWFLMATFVDSKYSAAFSILIGSLSVAFSDVVVDSMVVERARGESQSMSGSLQSLCWGSSAFGGIVSAYFSGSLVDAYGVRFVFGATSLLPLITSAVSVLVKEQPVRGPARGVSLGNGFIESSKNNFIQLWGTVKQPSVLLPTLFIFLWQATPQSDSAMFYFTTNKLGFTPEFLGRVKLVTSVASLIGVGLYNCFLKKVPLRKIFLVMTLIGTALGMTQVLLVTGLNRQFGISDEWFAIGDSLIITVLGQVFGVTKDRFDNLAFLIVLCNLSSLLPLPLLGLLPDDEPDTKENTDIEMKSN; encoded by the exons atggCTACAATAACTACCAATTCAATCTCATTCTCGATCTTGCCTTCCGTTAATCCTCTTTTCCCCTTCCTCTCCCTCTCTCCACTCCTCTCTCGTTTTCGCCGTCGGAAACCGCCTTCCTTCACCATCGCCGCCGGCTCCTCCCGCCGGAAACCGCCTTTCGAGCCACCGGACTCCAAAATGTCAGTCTCAGTTCAGATTCCGGCAGCTTCCACCCGGCGAGATCTCGAGACTGAACCGTTGCTAGATTCTAGAAACC GAAAGGGGGATCAGCTGACAACCACTGTCCAAGAAGATTCTGTCTTGTCCAATAAAACTATTCCTCACAAGAACAAATATTCTCTTCGTCCAATCAGTTGCTTTGGAGTGGATCTAACCCCAGATAACATTGCTGTTGCTATGGTATATTTTGTTCAAGGCGTCCTGGGCCTTTCTAGGCTTGCTGTTAGCTTTTACTTGAAAGATGACCTACACCTAGATCCTGCAGAG ACAGCTGTCATATCTGGTTTCTCATCATTGCCGTGGCTCGTAAAACCATTGTATGGGTTCATCAG CGATTCCTTCCCTCTCTTTGGATATCGGAGGAGATCATACTTGGTACTCTCAGGGCTCCTTGGGGCATTCTCATGGTTTTTGATGGCCACCTTCGTTGATAGCAAGTATAGTGCTGCCTTCTCCATACTTATTGGTTCTCTTTCTGTCGCTTTCTCAGACGTT GTTGTAGATTCCATGGTTGTTGAGAGGGCACGTGGTGAGTCTCAAAGCATGTCAGGATCTCTTCAGTCATTGTGCTGGGGTTCTTCCGCATTTGGAGGAATTGTGAGTGCCTACTTTAGTGGCTCCCTTGTGGATGCTTACGGTGTGAG GTTTGTTTTTGGTGCAACATCATTACTTCCTCTTATAACATCTGCAGTATCTGTACTTGTGAAAGAGCAGCCAGTACGAGGCCCAGCGAGGGGAGTTTCTTTAGGCAATGGCTTCATCGAGAGCTCAAAAAACAATTTTATCCAGTTATGGGGAACTGTTAAGCAGCCCAGCGTTCTACTTCCCACCCTATTTATTTTCTTATGGCAGGCAACACCACAATCAGATTCTGCTATGTTTTACTTCAC GACAAACAAACTTGGTTTCACTCCTGAATTCCTTGGACGTGTTAAGCTTGTCACTTCAGTTGCATCACTTATTGGTGTGGGGCTTTATAATTGTTTTTTGAAGAAAGTTCCTTTAAGAAAAATATTCCTCGTAATGACTCTCATTGGTACAGCTCTTGGGATGACCCAG GTTCTGCTGGTGACTGGATTGAACCGGCAGTTTGGCATTAGTGATGAGTGGTTTGCTATTGGGGATTCCTTGATTATAACTGTTCTGGGTCAG GTATTTGGTGTCACCAAGGACAGGTTTGACAACTTGGCTTTTCTGATAGTTCTCTGCAATCTCAGCTCCCTATTGCCTTTGCCCTTGCTTGGTCTTCTTCCTGATGATGAGCCGGATACAAAAGAAAATACCGATATAGAGATGAAATCTAATTGA